GCTGATTCTTAATAAATTAACGGATTCCGCATTTAATCTGTAACCGGATGTTTGATACAAATTTAATAAATTAAAAATATTCCTATATTCGGATAAAAATAGTTCTTTGTTTTTTACCGCAATCAAACTGTTATTTAAAAAAAAATTATTTTCTAAAATTATTTCTTTTTGTTTTTTTTCCTTATATTTACTTATTAAAATCTTCGGTTCTATCAGAATATTTATAATTAATTTGGAAATATTATGTATGTTTTTCGCATTTAAATAATAGTCATGCATAAAATACTCTATTTTATTTAAAAATTTGCCGTCTTTATAATAAAATGCATTGGCTATATTCTCCTGAACGTCGAAAGTAAGCCTGTCATTTTTTTTTCCGGCAAGCAGATGCATCATAATGCGCGTTTTTAAAATGAATTTTTTTCCTTCATAAAGATCCGTTATATCCTCTTTTTTTAAAGAAGTGTCGGCTTTGTTTGCTTTCAGCGCGGCAATTACCGTTTCTTCGGCCTTTTTAAATTTATTTTGATATTCAAGGATTTCTCCGCCTCCATCAGGATTAGGAAATATATCCTTAACGCCAAGATAATATATCCATCCGCAATAAGAATAATCCCTCAAACCTCCTATAGCCTCTTTAACATCCGGTTCAAGAAGAAAAATGTCGTTGTCGGTCATAACATTGATAAGCCGCCTTTTTCTTAAGCTCTTCATTATTTCTTTTAAAAAAATTAATTTCGCATCTATCTTTTTAAAATCGGATTTAAATTTATCAAATAAATACTTGTTGCCGGCAATATATCTTGCATTTATAAAAGACGTATAGGTATTCAAATCACTGCCCATAAGTTCTACCGCTTCGGCGCAGGTCATTACGCTCTGCGCAAGATCTACACCCGCATCCCAGAATAAATAAAAAAAATCCTTCAGATCCCTTGCAGAATCCTCTCCGCTTAATCTGTTTTCCGTCAAAATCATTATATCTATGTCCGAATAAGGGCACAATTCTAAATTTGAGTAACTGCCCCCTGCCACTACACAGTAACCGTCTCTTCCTTTAATAAGGGAAAAAGCTTCGACGATTATGGAATCGTAAAAGAAAGAAATTTCCTTGGCGGTGTGAAACGAATCGTAATTAAGAAGGTCGTCTTTTAACAGCGCATATTTCGATCTTATTTTTTGTTTTAATTCTGTTGACGTAATCATCGTAATCATTAAGATTTATCTCCGTTATTCCGCTAATATATAATAATCTGTTATAATAATGATAAATTCATTTGGAACGATATATTTAATTTCTGTTTGCTTAATACAACTAATACCGCATTGTACAAGCAAAGCTAAATTATTTAAAAGTAATTTTTGACGACTATAATACTGTTGACGATAGTATAATAATTATACAATTATTTATGCTATAATATCTTTAAAAAAAACAAAAAATTTTATATAACTAAATAGAAATGTTTAACGTCATATTAATTTTTTTTCGTAAGTTAAAAATATTAACGAATCAGCATAAATCCGATTTAATAAGAATTTTTGTTTTTCTTATAGCTATACTTTTAATTTTTTCTTACTTATTCAGCCGTTACGAAAAAATATCTTTTTTTAAATCATTTTACTGGGCGGTTACTACCGCTACCACAGTAGGTTACGGCGACGTTACGCCGACAAACGATGCCGGAAGAATTATCGCTATGGGTTTAATGATTGCCGGAATAGGAATTTTAGGTCTTTTTTTAGCGACGGTGTCTTCTATTATGTTTGAATTTAAAATAGGGAGGATATTTGGAACCGTGGAAAGCCATATTTTTAAGGAACATATCGTTATACTAGGTTACAGCAGTTTAATAAAATCTTCTTTGAAAGATATTTTGGAAACGAAAGACAACGTCACTCTTGTGGCAAATATCGAAAAATCGCCGGAAAACACCGGTAAATTAATATTTATAAAAGGCGATATCACGGATGAAAAAACGGTTGCAAGAGCTCACATCGATAAAGCCAAGCTGTGCATTATTTCGGACGAAGACGATGCAAACTCTTTAATAGCCGGCATAAACGTTAGGACGCAATATAAAAATATTTACATAATCGCTTTAATTTTTAAAAAAGAAACTGAAAGGGCTTTTAAAGAAATAGGCATCAACGAGGTATTTTCCTCCGGTTCGTTTTCAAGCAGGGTTCTTGTTAAATCCATAGAGTTTAAAGGCGCTTCTAAATTTTTTAACCAGCTTTTAGACGAAAATTTTAAAGAAGGTCTCATAGAAAAAAATTTACCCGGAAATTTAGAAAATAAAGAATTTTTAGAAGTTATAAAATTTTTTAAAGAAAATAAAGACGAAATTGCCGTCGGAATAAAAAGAAATGAACTGGTTATAATAAATCCCGAAAAAACTTTTGCAGCGGCGGCAGGCGACAAAGTTATGCTGATCGGCAAAAAAAGCTGACTTCAGGAACAATGCAGACGGAAGCAACTCGATAAAAGTAACCAAAACTCTTTATTTATCTTAAAATTTAGAAAATAATACTATGAATAGAAAATTAGTTTTAATCTTTTCTTGTCCTGATAAAAAAGGAATAGTAGCCGCAGTTTCAAAAGTCCTTTTTGAAAACGACGGAAATATAGTAGAATCAAACCAGCATTCAGCTAAATCTGTTACAAATCCCCATTTTTATATGAGAATCGTCTTTGAACTGGATAGTATTTTTGCCGAAAAAAATCTTGCAAATATAAAAATAAAATTAAACGAACTTAAGAGCATATTCGGCATTGAATATGAATTAAACGATACTTCCGTTAAAAAAAATGCGGCAATTTTCGTCTCAAAAGAAGACCATTGCCTTTATGAGTTATTGTGGCAGACGAGTTCCGGCGATATTTTTTTGAATATCGGCTGCATATTGTCAAATCACAAAGTCCTGTCGTCCGTCGCAAATTTTTATAATGTGCCGTTTATATATATTCCGTCAAATTTTGCCGTTTCAGATAATGACGACGATAGCCTTAGGCTTAAACAGGAACGATTTATTTTAAACGAAATAGCAAAATACGATATTGATTTTATTATACTGGCAAAATATATGAGAATTTTATCGCCTGGTTTTATTAATTTATTCAATAAAAAGATAATAAACATTCATCATTCTTTTCTGCCGTCGTTTCCGGGAGCCAAGCCTTATCTTCAGGCATACGAAAAAGGCGTAAAAATAATCGGGGCAACCGCCCATTTCGTTAATGAAAAATTAGACGACGGACCAATAATAGAACAGGACGTCATAAGGATTAACCACGAAGACGACGCGGAAGAGCTTAAAAAGAAAGGAAAAATCATCGAAAGAACGGTATTGGCAAGGGCGGTAAAATTTTTCGTCGAGGACAGAATAATACAATACGGCAACAAAACCATTGTTTTTGCTTAAACAGCTGCCGACGCCTTTTTCAATAGCACGATTATTTATTCGCTAAACCGGCAAACTCAGTCCGGAGTGAAGATGCGGAGGCGGGCGTTTATAAAAGCGAAGCTTTTATGCCGGCCGAAGCGAATAAATCTGTCCCCTTTAATTTTACTGCGGATTTGCTACGGTTACGGAAACCCCGCCCGATTGCGAATACGAATACGAAGGTTCGTTAGGCGCCTGCGTAGTTATCGTAATATTAATGTTACAGTTATATACTCCTCTGGTTGAAGAGTTCTTATTGCAAGTAGTACCAGGACCGCCAGGAGCAGGAGGACCGCCAGGACCAGGGGCCGGTGGCGGTCCAGGAGGCAAAGGAGCACCGCCAGGACCTTTCGGTTTTGGTCTTGCAGGTTGGGGATTAGGTTGAACTCCGAAAATATTATTTAAAATTCCGCCCCAAAAATAATTCCAATCATTTAAAAAATTTAAATTTAGCGACAGGTTGGAATTAATATTGGAAAGCAAAAGATACAATTCGACGTCGGTTAATTTTGATAATAATTTATTTAACTCCTTTT
This window of the Candidatus Acidulodesulfobacterium acidiphilum genome carries:
- the purU gene encoding formyltetrahydrofolate deformylase — encoded protein: MNRKLVLIFSCPDKKGIVAAVSKVLFENDGNIVESNQHSAKSVTNPHFYMRIVFELDSIFAEKNLANIKIKLNELKSIFGIEYELNDTSVKKNAAIFVSKEDHCLYELLWQTSSGDIFLNIGCILSNHKVLSSVANFYNVPFIYIPSNFAVSDNDDDSLRLKQERFILNEIAKYDIDFIILAKYMRILSPGFINLFNKKIINIHHSFLPSFPGAKPYLQAYEKGVKIIGATAHFVNEKLDDGPIIEQDVIRINHEDDAEELKKKGKIIERTVLARAVKFFVEDRIIQYGNKTIVFA
- a CDS encoding potassium channel protein; the protein is MFNVILIFFRKLKILTNQHKSDLIRIFVFLIAILLIFSYLFSRYEKISFFKSFYWAVTTATTVGYGDVTPTNDAGRIIAMGLMIAGIGILGLFLATVSSIMFEFKIGRIFGTVESHIFKEHIVILGYSSLIKSSLKDILETKDNVTLVANIEKSPENTGKLIFIKGDITDEKTVARAHIDKAKLCIISDEDDANSLIAGINVRTQYKNIYIIALIFKKETERAFKEIGINEVFSSGSFSSRVLVKSIEFKGASKFFNQLLDENFKEGLIEKNLPGNLENKEFLEVIKFFKENKDEIAVGIKRNELVIINPEKTFAAAAGDKVMLIGKKS